In Galactobacillus timonensis, the genomic window GCGGCTTTGCCAAGCTCAGCACACTGATCCAGCAGCTGCGTGATGAGAATACGCTGCTCATTGATAATGGTGACAGTATTGAAGGCAGTGCCCTGACCCGCTACCATGCGGTGGCGCATGAGCGAATGGTTTCGCCCGTGACGGCTGTCATGAACGCCATGGGCTATGACTATATCAACCTGGGCAACCATGACTTCAGCCTCGGTCAGCGTGCCCTTGCCATTCATCTCAAGGCCCTTAAGGCTCCCTGCATCACCAGCAATATCACGTTCCACGATGCGCCGCTCGGTCCGACCTATGTGATCCGTGACTTCGACGGCGTCAAGGTTGCGCTGATCGGTGTCAGTATCACCGACACAAGGCACACAGAGCCGGCCTCAAACATCGAAGGCTACAGTTTCCTTGATACGATCGAAACAGTGCAGAATGCCGTCGATGCCGTTCGCCATCTCGAAAATCCCGCCTATGTCATCGTCGTCTATCACGGCAGCTTTGAAATCAATCCGAAGACCGATTCCCGCTCCGGCTGTATGCAGGGCGACAACTGTGCCTATGCCATGCTGCAGCAGGTACGGGGCATCGATGTCCTGATTGCCGGCCACAGCCATCAGCATCTGCTCGGCACCTATAACAATACGGTATATGCCGAGACGGAAGCCGACGGCAGAGAACTCATCTGCATTGATCTGGCAACGGATTCCCATACCATTGAACCCGTCATCTACCGGGCCGATGGCGAAGCGGATGAAGCGATCATGAAGCTGATCGCACGCGAAGAAGCGGATTGTCAGGCGTGGCTCGATGAGCCCCTGGCCAAAACAAACATGGATCTTCGCATCGCCAATGAAAATGAAGCCAGACTCAAGGGCACTCCTTCCATTACCCTCTTCAATCATATTGCCATGGAAGAAACCGGAGCCATGCTCGCAGCCTGCTCACTATTCAAGGGCGCAACAGGCTTTGGCGCCTCAATTACACGCAGAGCCCTGTTTACCAACTATCCCTACATCAACCGTCTTGTCGTCAAGAAGCTGTCCGGCGTACAGCTGAAGGAATTCCTCGAAGAGGATGCGTCCTACTGGAGCGCCAACGCCGCAGCTCAGATTGTTGCCGGCGAAGATCCGGCTCATCCGGAAAACTACGACCTTGTCAGCGGCATCGACTACCGCATCAACGTTGCCAATCCAATCGGCGAACGTGTCGAAGAGATCCTGTACCAGGGTAACCCGATCACGGAGGACAGCACCTTTACCCTCTGTGTCAATTCGTACCATGCGGCAGGAGGCGGTGGCTTCCATGTACTGAAGCAGTGTGAGACGCTGAAGACGATCGACAGCAGCTTTACGGATCTTGCCGAGGCCTGGTTCAAGAACCACCCGGTCATTGAATTTGATCCGGAATTCAATATCCACGTTGTCAATGAGTGAGGTAACAAGCATGTCCAAAGTATTTCAGACCATTCTTCTGCAGGCGCTGCCGGCAAGCGGAAAGTCGGAAGTGCGCAACTTCCTGGCCAACGTCGAACCCAAACGTCTGGAAGAGGAGTTTCATATCGGCGCCAATCTGCAGCTGGATGATTATCCCTATGTCAACTTCATGCGTGAAATCGACACGGCTCTGGAAGCGGTCCATCAGCCCCGCATCTTCTATCCAAGCAACGACAAGCCGTTGATCGACGGCCGCGACTGGGCGACGTTCATCAATCTGCTGAATGAGGATTATCACAATCTCCATAACCGGGTTCATGTAAGCCCGGACAGCTATGCGCTGTATCTGTTTGACCGGATGGACAAGGCGGCGATGGGTGCGGGACTCGATGCCCGGATTGCCGGATTACCGGATGATGTAAGAGACGCTATCGCAAAGAAATTAGAGGCGCCGGCAAAGAAGATCATCACAGACCTTGAGGCACAGTATCCAGACAGCTTTGACAACAAGACGCTGATCATTGAATGTTCGCGGGGCGGAAAAGACGGCAGCACGATGCCGCTATCCGGTACGATGGGCTATCAGTTTTCGCTTCCGTATCTTGCCAATGATCTGCTGGAACATGCGGTCATTCTCTATATTCTTGTGACGCCTGAGCAAAGCCGCGCCAAGAACTTTGCCCGTTCCGAAGGCAATACGGATCAGTCGAGCAATCTGTTCCATGGTGTGCCGCTGGATGTGATGCTCGGCGATTACGGCTGCGACGATATGATGTGGCTGATTGACCACAGTGAAGTCAAAGGTACAGTCACAGTCAACGCACATGGCAAAACCTATCATCTGCCGGTCGGTGTGTTTGATAACCGCATCGACGCAACCAGCTTCTTGCGCCGTGATAAAGCGACGTGGACAAGCGAAGAGATTGCGACGGTCACCAACGGCATCCGCCAGGCGACGGATGCAATGTGGGAAAACCGCAATCGGTAATATTCCAAACCTTCTGTACTGCTTCACCACAAGTCAGCAAAAATCCATTCTTATCAACATCAGCCTGGTCGCACTGCGGTCAGGCTTTTATGTACTTCGCACATGAGCGAAAATCGGCGCTTTTGAAATGTGTGGGGTTAGAGTCAAACCGGAGCGATAAATCTCTGGGGTAACTGGCGCCCCATAATCATGAACTCAGCGCCCGAGTCATCTGAAGTAAGACATGACCTTACAACTGGTTTGAACAGCTGTGAGGCCAAGTTTTTATTTCGCCGTTTTTGTGACATTCGAGTGTATCGGGTTCAATGAGTAGGTCGCATCCTTGTCCAGAACGTACATGAGGCGGTTGCGGAATCTGTCCCAGTTGTGATAGCCGTTCGCATTCTTCTTGATGCACTTACAGATTGAGTTTCGGTTTTCAATGATCGCATTGGTCATCCGCTTATGATAGGCATTGGGTTTGCCGGTCTTGGAATCGACCTTGTAGATGTAGCCGTAGGTAGTAAGAGAATTGATGATTTCGGTCCGCCATTTGGTCAGTGTGCTGGCGAAGTGACGCATTTCCGGTACCTGAGACTTCCTGAACTCCGTAATCAGTTCGTTCAGTTTCTGCTCCCTATCGTTGGGCGTGGCGGTCTCATAGTAGTCGTATACTTTTTCTTTCAGATTCCATGACTCCATCAGCTCAGGGCTTATTTTCAGGAGCTTCTCGCGGAGATCATAGTAGTTAATCGGAAATTTGAAATGATTGTTATATCTTCTCTGTCCGTTTGGATCGAACAGCTTCTTACCATCTTTTGTGCTGCTGTCGGAATGCCTGTAGAGAATCCAGTTGAACTTCTTGAGAAGATAGTATTCATCGGAACCTTTTGTGGTTCCTTTCATGGCACGGATTCGAACACTGTCGGTCTGGCGTCCCAGTTCCTGGCAGAGATGGAATCTGTCCACGATACCGATACTGTTCGGGAAACACTTCTTCATGACCGTTCGATAGGTATCGTACATATCGAAGGAACAGGCTTTGACTTTCTTCCGCTCTTCCAGCGGGATCTTCATAAAGTAGCTGAGCAGCCGATCTTCCCGTCTGGAGTTCAGGAAATCAATGGGCGTCTGTCTCTGGAAATCCATAAGAACACAGACGAATTTCTCGCTGTAGTTGCGGAAGGCATAGACTTCATCAAAGCTGATCATCTCCGGCAGAGGTTTCCTGGGAAGACTGACGTGATCATCAAACAGATAGGCAGCTGTGGCAGGAGAGAGATGATACCTGCGCGCAACGGAAGAGAATGTCTCGTTATAGTTCTTCAGATCCGTGAGCACTCTCTGAACCGTGAATGCGGAGATACTCATACTGCCAAAGGAGAATGGATTCTTCTCTGCATAGGTTCGATGACATACCGGACAGACATATC contains:
- a CDS encoding bifunctional metallophosphatase/5'-nucleotidase encodes the protein MKNRIRILATSDVHGHITPYLYTNGQEYDGGFAKLSTLIQQLRDENTLLIDNGDSIEGSALTRYHAVAHERMVSPVTAVMNAMGYDYINLGNHDFSLGQRALAIHLKALKAPCITSNITFHDAPLGPTYVIRDFDGVKVALIGVSITDTRHTEPASNIEGYSFLDTIETVQNAVDAVRHLENPAYVIVVYHGSFEINPKTDSRSGCMQGDNCAYAMLQQVRGIDVLIAGHSHQHLLGTYNNTVYAETEADGRELICIDLATDSHTIEPVIYRADGEADEAIMKLIAREEADCQAWLDEPLAKTNMDLRIANENEARLKGTPSITLFNHIAMEETGAMLAACSLFKGATGFGASITRRALFTNYPYINRLVVKKLSGVQLKEFLEEDASYWSANAAAQIVAGEDPAHPENYDLVSGIDYRINVANPIGERVEEILYQGNPITEDSTFTLCVNSYHAAGGGGFHVLKQCETLKTIDSSFTDLAEAWFKNHPVIEFDPEFNIHVVNE
- a CDS encoding ISL3 family transposase; translation: MSLNTNKEDIMELFGLEDSDVEDFQYQNLNGNAQISVRLVPHYEPCPECGCKTPRIKDYYWKKITHSVLSDRKCTLLYRARRYVCPVCHRTYAEKNPFSFGSMSISAFTVQRVLTDLKNYNETFSSVARRYHLSPATAAYLFDDHVSLPRKPLPEMISFDEVYAFRNYSEKFVCVLMDFQRQTPIDFLNSRREDRLLSYFMKIPLEERKKVKACSFDMYDTYRTVMKKCFPNSIGIVDRFHLCQELGRQTDSVRIRAMKGTTKGSDEYYLLKKFNWILYRHSDSSTKDGKKLFDPNGQRRYNNHFKFPINYYDLREKLLKISPELMESWNLKEKVYDYYETATPNDREQKLNELITEFRKSQVPEMRHFASTLTKWRTEIINSLTTYGYIYKVDSKTGKPNAYHKRMTNAIIENRNSICKCIKKNANGYHNWDRFRNRLMYVLDKDATYSLNPIHSNVTKTAK